TTCTAGTTTTAGATTTTATAATATTTGTAACAGCATAGTATGAACTATGCTTTTTTTTATTCTCTTTTTAGAAGACTAGAAAGAAAATAAATGAAAATAAAAATGACTACTAGAGAAAAAAAACATTTTTAAAAAATGAAAAGAGATTGTATAAATATAAACGGGGTAATTTTACACTCTGATAGAGGAGTTCAATATCAAAATATAGCAAATAAAAACAACATTGTTATTTCTATGGGTAGAACAGGTGTTTGTTATGTTAATGTTGTTATAGAGTCATTACACTCTTTATTAAAGAAAGGGACTATTTATAATAATAAAACGATTATAAATAGTATTAGCCGAATACCAAATACAAGTTAAGAAATAGGTTAATTGTTATAATCATAATAGCGATTTTGATGAATTTGAAAACATAATCATAATTAATATGTGAAAAGCTGCTTCAAAAGTAATATAAAATCTTTTTAAACCAAATAAATCTGTTTTTATAAAAGAACTTAATAAACTCATACAGAAAATAAAACATTGCTTCCCGGAGTTTTTAGAAATAAAAATATTTATGTTAAAGGTGTTGAAAAGGAATCTAAATTCTTAAGTGAATAGAGAATTGATTAAAAGTTAAATAAACTTTTAAACCAAGCTAGTACTTCTGAAGAAATAGCAGCGCACATACTATTATTTATAATTACTCAACAAGTTTTCTTTGACGGAAATAAAAGAACTGTATTTTTAATCGCTAATAAAATATTATTGGAGAACTTTTATAAATTTATTTTGTTAGACGAAACTAACATTGATAAGTTTAATTTAATGCTAAATGACTTATATATTAATTTTAAATATGAAAAATATAATAACATATTTAACTTTATCAAAGATCAAATAAAGAACTTAAAATAACTTAAACATTTTAACTTAAGTTATTTTTATGTAAAAGATTACTATTAGTATTTTTAAATTCAATAAAGTCAAAAAAAGACGCAATTTTGCATCTTTTATAATATATTATTTAATACTTATTTTATTTTGGTATTCCTATATTTTACCTTACATTTTTTTATCATCTATTAGTAAAGTTACCTTTTTTGATATTTCCATTCAAGATTTCTTTAATACTTCTAAATGCTCTAGGCCTAGCTTTGTTATTTTATAACATTTTCTCATTGGCCCTGTTGTTGATTCTTCAAAGTAGTGTTTACAAAAACCTTTATCAACTAGCTTCTTGAAAATTGCATAGGTAGTTGACTCATTAGTTTCAACAACTTCATTAAGTTTTCTATTTAATTCGTATGCGTAAAAGTTTCTTTGTGAAAGAAAATTTAATACAAGCATTTCTAATATTCCTTTTTTTAATTCTTTATCCATAATACTAAAATCTTACAAAAACTTTTTTTGCTTGTACACCGTTAATTGTGAAATTATAAGTTATTTTATATTTAATTGGTGTTATTGAAAGAAATTTAGCATTTCAAGGTGCTGAAATATTGAAATTCAAGTATAGTGAGCCACCATTTGCATTTGTATTTTTATTTCAATAATTTTTTTCAGTATTTTGAGTAATTACAAATTGGTCTCCTAAAGTTTGTTTAAAGTTAAAGTTTTTTTCAATTGTTAATGTGTTGTTTAAAAGTTCTTGATTATAATTTATTTCAAATATAGATCAAGGTGATGAAGATCAATTAAAATCAATGTATATATTTGAGTTATCATTAAATTCATTTTCTTTACCATCAAAAACATCTGATATTGCTTGTTCCAAATTAAAAATTTCATTTTCACTTTTATTTAAGTAATTTCCTGAAATAATTGATCCATAGATTGAATCATTACCAACAGTTGAAGTTATCGCTCCAACTCCTCCCATACTTCCAGCAATAATAAGTATGCATAGCATAATTTTATTTGAATTTTTCTTTTTGTCTTTACTAATTAATGACTCTTTAGTAAATCATTTATAAAAAATTGCTTTTACAGTATAGTAAGAGGAGCTACTTAGAAAAAAGAGGAATATTGAAACAATTACACCAATACCCATAACCCCAATCGCCAATGGTAAAACCACTAAGAATTCAAAATTAATAAATGCTAAAACTAAAGCAACAGGAATTGCCACAATGATAGCTACAAATGTTAAAAATAAAGTAATAGATATTAAAATTGCAGTTATTGAATAAAGCAAACCAAATGTTTTAATAAAAAAACCTTTTATTTCTTTAAAAAATGATGTTGTTGATTCTGTTTTACTATTAACTATCTTTATTTTTGTTACTTCACCTTTATGATTTTTAATAATCCCAAATTCTTCATAAAACTCTTTTGCTATTTCGTTT
This window of the Mesoplasma chauliocola genome carries:
- a CDS encoding Fic family protein, translating into MNQASTSEEIAAHILLFIITQQVFFDGNKRTVFLIANKILLENFYKFILLDETNIDKFNLMLNDLYINFKYEKYNNIFNFIKDQIKNLK
- a CDS encoding DUF1700 domain-containing protein: MNKKDKKNMDKWLNILSKKLSGLKSLDRKDIIENYKDLWNEEFSQGKSANEILLGLRSINEIAKEFYEEFGIIKNHKGEVTKIKIVNSKTESTTSFFKEIKGFFIKTFGLLYSITAILISITLFLTFVAIIVAIPVALVLAFINFEFLVVLPLAIGVMGIGVIVSIFLFFLSSSSYYTVKAIFYKWFTKESLISKDKKKNSNKIMLCILIIAGSMGGVGAITSTVGNDSIYGSIISGNYLNKSENEIFNLEQAISDVFDGKENEFNDNSNIYIDFNWSSSPWSIFEINYNQELLNNTLTIEKNFNFKQTLGDQFVITQNTEKNYWNKNTNANGGSLYLNFNISAPWNAKFLSITPIKYKITYNFTINGVQAKKVFVRF
- a CDS encoding PadR family transcriptional regulator — its product is MDKELKKGILEMLVLNFLSQRNFYAYELNRKLNEVVETNESTTYAIFKKLVDKGFCKHYFEESTTGPMRKCYKITKLGLEHLEVLKKSWMEISKKVTLLIDDKKM